Proteins found in one Sulfolobales archaeon genomic segment:
- a CDS encoding aminotransferase class I/II-fold pyridoxal phosphate-dependent enzyme, translating to MDRIKAFIREKGDLVYSSEKGCTYPLDKNENLFIPREVIREIMVNAISRIDPRTYPGGEEEELIWEIAKTFSIDHESIVITNGGDEAIDLLLTLVGSLGERPRIAILKPSFPMYSLRSLLRGYRVEYIELSENGFSIDVDRAIEIASRSDLVFLCSPNNPTGNLLPRDVIKSVAEASKGIVVLDQAYREFAEDPQDDLLKSYENIVAIRTFSKAYGLAGLRLGYIVANREIAKALKILRLPFQMNKFTLAAGVEALRMRDRLLRYVDDVKRARKILVARLRDIDYLEVYDTQTNFVLTKIHIDPGKVVRALEDRGICVKLYRGLFREGDSYLRITVPEDSIIELLVGVLENVG from the coding sequence ATGGATAGGATCAAAGCCTTTATCAGGGAGAAGGGAGATCTTGTATATAGCTCTGAAAAGGGGTGTACATATCCTTTAGATAAGAATGAGAATCTATTTATACCAAGGGAGGTTATAAGAGAGATCATGGTTAACGCCATATCTAGAATAGATCCTAGGACATATCCTGGTGGGGAAGAGGAGGAGCTTATATGGGAGATCGCAAAGACCTTCTCAATAGATCATGAATCTATTGTTATTACAAATGGTGGTGACGAGGCAATAGATCTTCTCCTCACCCTAGTAGGCTCTCTAGGAGAGAGACCTAGGATAGCTATTCTAAAGCCTAGCTTCCCCATGTATAGCCTTAGATCTCTGCTAAGGGGTTATAGGGTTGAATATATAGAGCTGTCTGAGAATGGCTTCTCTATAGATGTTGATAGAGCTATTGAAATAGCATCTAGATCCGATCTTGTGTTTCTCTGCAGCCCCAACAACCCAACTGGGAATCTCCTTCCACGTGATGTGATAAAATCCGTTGCAGAGGCTTCGAAGGGGATAGTTGTTCTAGACCAAGCTTATAGGGAGTTTGCTGAAGATCCTCAAGATGATCTTTTAAAGTCATATGAGAACATAGTAGCTATAAGAACATTCTCTAAGGCATATGGGTTAGCAGGGCTCAGACTCGGATATATAGTTGCTAATAGGGAGATTGCGAAGGCCCTTAAGATCCTGAGGCTACCCTTTCAAATGAACAAGTTCACACTCGCAGCAGGTGTTGAGGCTCTCAGGATGAGGGATAGGCTTCTCAGATATGTTGATGATGTAAAAAGGGCTAGGAAGATCCTAGTAGCAAGGCTGAGGGATATAGACTACCTAGAGGTCTATGATACACAAACAAATTTTGTCCTCACAAAAATACATATAGATCCTGGGAAGGTTGTTAGGGCTCTAGAGGATAGGGGTATATGTGTAAAGCTATATAGGGGTCTTTTCAGGGAGGGCGACTCCTATCTCAGGATCACGGTTCCTGAAGACAGTATCATAGAACTATTGGTTGGGGTGCTCGAGAATGTTGGGTGA